AGCTTGTCCAGGGGTGAGGTGAAAGCTCAGGGGGTTGCCCAATGCATCCACCGTGGCATGAATTTTGGTACTTAATCCGCCTTTGCTGCGACCAATCGCTTCTTGAGCTGGCTCCCCCCCTTTGCGCCCGCACTGTGTTGGTGGGCTCGCACAATTGTTGAGTCAATCATCGCGTATTCGTTGTCTGCATCCTCTGCCAAGTGCTGAAACACTCGCTGCCACACGCCGGTTTTTGACCATCGGCTGAACCGAGTGTGAATCACTCGAAAATCTCCAAATCGTGCTGGCAGGTCTCGCCAGGGTATCCCTGCCCGGTAGCGGTACAGCACGGCTTCGATAAACAACCGATTGTCTCTAGCGGTTACTCCCACATACCCTTTGCGTCCAGGCAGTAAGTCTTTGAGCCGCTCCCACTGGTCATCTCGCAGCGCGTAACGTCGAGTCATCTGTTCCTTGGTCGATTCTATTCTCAGCATTGCTGATTCCAGCTTACCTACAGAGGTTTTCAAATGAATAAGCCACAGTGAGCGAACCAATCTAGAGCATTATCAGAGGAAATACAATCATTGATAATTTGGGTTAAGGCTGGATCGAGGGCTTCACGGGTTCGAGCCTTGGCAGAACGTAGGAGCTGCTTAAGCTTGGACCAGCACAACTCAATGGGTGAGAGGTCTGGAGATTCGGGAGGCAAAAATACAAGCTTGGCTCCAGCAGATTCTATAGCCTCTCGAATCACATAGGCACGATGAACTGGCAAGTTATCCATCAAGACAATCGCCCCCGGCCAAAGTTGGGGAATCAGAACCTCCTGAATATAGAACAAGAACACATGAGTATTAACGCTGCCCACAACAGTCAGGGTCGCAATCAAGCCATCAATACTCATCGCACCGATTAATGAAATATTCTGCCCACGATTGCCAGGAGACTCACTGTCATACAGGCGTTCGCCCTTGGGGGCGCGACCGGACAAACGAGTCAATGCCAGATGGACTCCAGTTTCATCGATAAATACCAAATTCCGTGGGTCTACACTCAAACTCCACAGCCGATAAGCAAAGCGCAATTCCTTGACTCGCTCACTCTCTTGCTCACAGGCGACTAGGGTTTTTTTTTGACGCTCAAGCCCTGACGTTCTACAGCTCGCTGCATGGTTGAGACACTGACATTGATCCCACTGTTTTGGGCTAAGCCTGCACACAACTCCTCAAGCAGTGCATCAGGTTGAGCCTCTACGAGGGCTTTGACAATCAGCAACTGAGACTGTCCCAATTTAGCAACGGCTCCACCCCCATGAGGTTTAGGCTCTACGGTTCCAGTTTGTCGATAGCGTCGGGTGATATCTCTGACGAAAGATAAACTGACTTTAAAGCGTTTTGCTAGTTGCCGTTGCGACCCTTCTTTGGCTTGATAGGCTGCTATCACCCGTTGGCGTAAATCCATAGACAGTGGAGCTGGCATAGCTGGAGTCTTCTGTGGTTTCATCGGTGATTTCTAGCCTACCCTACTGTGGCTTACTCAATCAATAACCGCTGTAATTGATGACACGCCCTAGGTAAACAAAAAAAGATGGGTTGGCTATAGTGACAAACAAACCCAAAAATCAAAAAAATGCTAATCCAATTTTATGACGAGCATCTAGAGAAGCAACTGGGCCGCCCTCAGTTCCTCATACTACAGATCCTAATTAATACCAATTCTTGAAAAGGTGACTACAAATCGTGGAAAATAGTACCTTGAGTAGAGTTTGAGGAAAAAATGGCAGGAGTTTATAAGCTAGAAATCACAGAAAGTGAAAGCGAGCTAAAAAAACGACTGAGCCAAGAAAAAACAGGATCAGGAAAAGAACGATTACAACTGTTGTACATCCTCAAAACAAAAAAAGCTAAAACTATCAAAGAAGCCGCAGAACTTGTAGGGAGAAATCAAGTCACAGTCCAAGATTGGTTAACTAAATACCGTCAAGGAGGACTGATTAAGCTTTTAGAGAAAAAAGTCGGGACAGGAAGACCGAGGAAAATACCGGCGTGGGCAGAAAAAGAACTAGAGAAGAAACTTCAGTCCCCGACCGGATTCGAGAGTTATGGAGAAATTTGCTCCTGGTTAAGGGAGAGGCTAGGGATAGAAGCGAATTATAAAACAATGCATCAGTTAGTGTATTATCGACTCAAAGCCTCCCCAAAAATAGCCAGACCAAAAAGCGCAGAACAGTCAGAAGAAAGATTAAAAGATTTTAAAAAAACTTTGAAGTCAACCTAGCCATGCTGAGCGTGATAGCAGTAACAGTCATGGGGTTAGGGAAAGACATTCGATTTTTTTGTCAAGATGAAACGAGAATAGGACTAAAAACAATAAGTGGCAGAAGAATTACTTGTCGGGGGGTAAAACCATACGGAAAAGTGCAATGGAAATTCCAAGCAACGTATATATATGGGGTGGTTGAACCCGAAACCGGAGAGCATTTCTTTTATGAGTTTACCCATTTGAATAGTCAATGCTTTCAGATATTTTTAGAATGGGTGGCCCAAAAAATTCCGGATAGCGTGTTGATTATTCAATTAGATAATAGAAGGTTTCATAAAGCGAAAAAACTGAAAATACCGAAAAACATTAAAATAATGTTTCAGCCGTCGTACACACCGGAATCAAACCCCATAGAACAAGTGTGGCAATATCTTAAGCGAGGTTTGAGATGGGAATTACCAAAGAAATTATACCAATTTAATATGAAGCTGCATAGAATAAGGCTTCTAGAATGAAATTATAGGATGACAGTGAGCAGATTTGTTCGGGTGTAATTTCTTCCAAGAATTGTTGCAAACGCTGCCGTAATTGTTCAATAGTTGTAAAAACTTCACCTTGAAGTTGCTGCTTAATAAATTCCCACACTCTTTCAATCGGGTTGAGTTCTGGACTATGTGCCGGTTGACAGATCCCAATTAAATTTTCTGGCTATCGCAGTTCATTGCTCAGATGAGCGCCTGATTGATCCAACTGAATTAAGGCAATGTCTTCGCCTAATTCAACAGCTACTGCATCAATAAACTTTTGGAAATATTCTCTATTGAGCTGGGCATATTCACGACACAAATGCCAACCGCTTAATGGTTCCACTACTCCGTACAACCAAAAGTTCTCCCGCTTCCATAACACAGGTGCAACTGGCTTCACCCCAAAAGCCGTAATTAACTTTCCTGTTTCTGTTTTTAATCCCAAGCGGCTCTCATCTTGGCACAAATATCGTAGTCGCTGACCTTGAATAAATAACTTTTGCAACATTAATAGGGCCGATCCGATGTTTTTTTAAACCGCTAAAGCTGCCTCTACTTCCTGTTTGGCGCTACAAGGCCGAGGCACTTTTAATTTGGCTTTCAATCGGTAATGTACCCAGGAGTATACTGTGGCGTAGCTCAATTGCAAGTCATATTCTGTTTTGAGCCACTGCACAATTTCTGCGTAACTAGTGAAGCCCACTCCGGTTTCCAGACGTTCTTTTAGTCCCGTGAGCGCTTCTGACGTTAAGCGCGGTTTTTGACCGGGAGCGGTTTTCACCTCCAGCAACTCTGATAATCCACCCCGTCTGTACTTTTGTAACCATCGCGTGATTGTCGAGCCATCTCGTCCTATGCGGTGGGCTAGTTCTTTATGTTGTTGGACTTGGCCGGTTTTCAGCCACCACAATATTTGTATTCGTTCTCTTTGAGCTGCTGTGCGAGTCTGTTTTAGTTGTTTTTCTAAAAATTCTGCGCTCTCTTTGATCTCCAACAATAAACTTCTCGCCATCATCAGCACCTTTTGAATCTCTTTCTATTCTATGCAACTTCACCTAAATTTGGTATTAGTATAGATAAGATTAGTAAGCGCAAAGGCCATCAAGATTTTGCAACAGTTGTTTGTAATATTGAGCCAGGTCTACTCTTGGAGGTTACCGACAGTCACCAGCAGAAAGAGATTATTGAAGTTTTGAAGCAGCAACCGATAGAGGTGCGAGAACGGGTTGATGAAGTCAGTGTGGATATGTGGGGAGGATTACCCAATACCTCGCTTGTATTCGACCGATTTCATGTAATGAGACTCGTCAATGAAGAATTAAATACCGTCCGCTAATAAACCGGGATGGCTATTAAAGGGAGTAAATTTATTTTGATCAAAAATGGTGTGAATTTGGGCGAATAACAAGTCAAACTCATCGGAATATTGCAGCATTCTAAGCGTTTTAAGGTCGCTTATAAATTAAAATAGGAATTTAGAAATATTTCTGAAACTTGTAATACTGTTGAAGAGGGCAAGGAACAACTGCTCACATGGCTCGGAAAAGCCGATTCCGTATATGGGATTGTCTTAAAAACTATCAAAAATCATTTAAAGGGAATCTGCAATTACTTCTTAACTCACACAACTAGCGCAGTTATGGAGGGAAGTAACAATCGGCTCAAGCTGATAAAACGACAGGCTTATGACTTTGTTAACTTTGACAATTTTCCTACCCGGTTATTAGCTTGCTTTTCTGATTAGCTCCACTTATCACCAGAACTCCAGAAGAACCGAGCTACTTCATTCAAAATTATAAGTCAGTCTTAATTGGTATGGAGCTACAGTGTTAAGTTTATTCACTAAATATTACAGTTTCTTACATCGCCACTGCTTTAGTCCTAAAGATTGATGCGAACACCGGCATTAGAGCGAAAGAATGTTCCTGTAGTGAGAAATAAATTTACATCCTTCTCATAAGCGGGTTTATGCCAGCTCTCACATTAAACATGGGCTAGACAGGGAAGCTGAACAGCAGACAAATCCGGTCATTGTCCCGCTCGTTTACAAAAGTAGAAATGGCCAAGTTGAGAAGCAGTCTCTCGGATGGCAAACTACCTGTAGCAGTTGCTTACTATTCCTTGGCCGGCTTTTTATCTCAAGGTTCGTATGGATGAGCGAACCGACATCAATTTAGCTGTGTATTTGATAGGAAAATGAACCAATGAGGATTGATAACGAACCAGTTATTCATAATGCCAGCACATCCTATGTGTTAATGCTGGCACTGGTGGCCGCTATAGGCGGCTTTTTATTTGGTTTTGATACTGCTGTGATTAATGGCGCGGTAGGGGCTTTGGGAAGAGCTTTTCAGGCTAGTAGTGTGGAAGTAGGATTGGCAGTTTCCTCGGCATTACTGGGTTCAGCTGCGGGAGCTTTTTTCGCCGGCCAACTCGCTGATCGCTACGGGCGGGTCAAAACGATGATCGTCGCCGCCGGCCTGTTTTTGCTCAGCGCCATCGGTTCCGGGATTGCCTTTGGTATTTGGGATTTCATGTTTTGGCGATTGGTGGGCGGGTTAGCGGTCGGTGCTGCCAGCGTGATCGCCCCCGCCTACATTGCTGAAGTCTCACCAGCACATCTGCGCGGACGGCTGGGTTCTCTCCAGCAGTTGGCGATCGTTACCGGCATCTTTGTCGCCTTGCTGTGCGATTACTTCATCGCCGTGGGTGCCGGTTCTGCGGATGCCCCTTTTTGGTTTGGAGTGCCGGCTTGGCGTTGGATGTTCTGGACTGAGGTGCCACCAGCCATCCTCTACGGGATCGGGGCGCTGATGATTCCAGAATCACCCCGCTATTTAGTAGCACAAGGACGGGAATCGGAAGCTGGAGCTGTTTTAGCACGAGTTCTAGGCGGGGATGTTCAGGCTAAAATTGTGGAGATCCGGCAGACAGTCTTGCGGGAACGCAAGCCCCAACTGTCCGATCTTGTAGGCCGGCATGGCCTTCTGTCAATTGTCTGGATCGGGACTGGGCTATCCGTCTTTCAACAGCTGGTGGGCATTAACGTGATTTTCTACTACAGCAGTGTGCTGTGGCAAGCGGTGGGTTTTTCCGAGCAAAATTCCCTCTGGATTACTGTAATTACCAGTATCACCAATATTGTAACCACGCTCATAGCAATCGCTTTTGTAGACAAGTTTGGACGCAAACCGCTGCTGATCCTGGGTTCGATTGGCATGACGCTTACCCTAGGAACACTCGCGACAGTCTTTGGCAGTGCGACACTAGACGCTGCCGGCAACCCTGCCTTAACCGGAAATGCCGGCATCGTTGCCCTGCTAGCTGCTAACCTCTATGTCTTTTGCTTTGGCTTCTCTTGGGGCCCCGTGGTTTGGGTGATGTTGGGCGAAATGTTTAACAATAGAATTCGCGGCGCTGCCCTATCAGTCGCTGCTACTGCCCAGTGGATTGCCAACTTTGCCGTCTCTACTAGCTTTCCGCCCCTCAAGGATGTGGGATTGGGTTTTGCCTATGGTTTGTATACGACTGCTGCCGCAATTTCCCTGTTCTTTGTTCTGTTTTTCATTAAAGAAACGAAGGGTAAAGAACTGGAAGAAATGTAATAAAACCCGGCTTCCAGTTAACAGAAAATACCATTGTCGGATTGGGGATAATTTTACTTGATTGAGTTCCCCAATCCGTTGTTGTGTTTGCGGTCAAGTTACAATATCAGCTATCCGTAGCGGAGGTGCGATGATGAGCCGGCTACAAGCTACATTACAAACCGATACTTGGGTGAATGCCACTTGGGATGAATACCTTCTGGCACTCAGCGATCCTGCCTATGAAAAAGCTAGAGGCTATTACTATAACGGACGCATGAGGTTGGAAAGGTCTCCAGTTGGTAATCCCCATTCCCGCGATCATTTCATTGTGATTGCGGCGATTGCTCTGTTTGCAAGTATTCGGGGCATCGACTTGGACGGACACGATAACTGTACTTACCGCAAAGCCGGCAGTGAGGAAGCGCAACCGGATGTCTCGTTTTATCTGGGTGACAATGCAGAGATTGTACCTTGGGAAGCTACCATTATCGATCTGGATACTTACCCAACCCCAGATTTAGTGATTGAAGTTGCTTATTCTTCTCTTGCTGATGACAAAGGGGAGAAACGTTTACTTTACGAATCACTTGGAGTTCGTGAGTATTGGATTATTGATGTGCAAAATGTTCAGGTAATCGCCTTTGAGATTCAAAATCGAGGCAGTCGCAGAATTGAGCAATCTCTGGTGCTTGCCGGGTTAGAAATTGCAGTTTTAGAAGAAGCTTTTCGACTGAGCCGGCAAATGAATCATGGTAAAGTAAGTGCGTGGTTGCTGTCTCAGTTTCAATAGTGGTTGTAGATGCATTATTCCTGGGAAAGGAAAACCAAATATCATATATGGATGTTGACTTATTTAAAATGTAGTATATTTGTATTATACGAGCTATGCTTTTGACTTATCCATCCTAGATGAATGAAACTCACCTTTGTTAGACCCTATAAATCAATTACTTCTTTCCCAGAAACTGAACTAGCTGATTTTATAATCCTTACCGGCGTTAATGGTGCAGGAAAGACTCATCTAATAGAAGCCATTGAAAATGGCTCGATTCAGATTGACAATATCGCTTTAAACAACCAGACACGACCAATTCGTTTATACAATTGGACGAATCTTGTTCCGCAAGATAGTGGAGCTTTTTCCCTTTATCAGAGAACTCAAGAAAAGTATGGACTTTGGCAGGAGCTTTCTGGGCACATCAAGGAATATCGTCCTGAGATTCTGGATATGCTGCGACAGTGGAATCGGCTTGATCTTATGAACATGAATACTCGCCAGCTTATCAGTATGAAGCAAGAAGACTTAATAGCAACAGGGAGTAATCCAGAGCAAGCAAAGCAAATTATTCAAGCAATTCAAAACGCAGCTTCTAGTGCAACTCAAAATGTAATTTCCAGATTTATACAAAATACTCCAGGTCGTCAACCATTGATTAATCAACTGCAAGAGAATCTCAGCATTCCTCTCATTGCTTTTGAGGAGGATGACTTTTATGAAAATTTTCCTAAGATTTGGCTATCCGTTGATATGTTCCAACAGTCTTTCGGCAGGCTCTTCGTGGAGTATCAGAACAATTGGCTAAATAATCGGCTCAAAGCTTTGGCAAATTCAGAAGGTGAACCTGTCAGTTTTTTGACAAATGAAGAATTTTTAGTAAGACATGGAGAACCACCCTGGGTTTTTGTAAATAGTATTCTTGAGACCGCGAATTTAGATTTCCGAATCAATCAACCGCCTCAATATGACGATCGTCCTTATGAACCAATTCTGACTGATCAAGTAAGAGGAACCCAAGTAAAGTTTGCCGATTTATCCTCGGGAGAACGAATTTTAATGTCCTTCGCACTATGTCTTTACTACGCAGAGGATCGTCGTCAGCTTGTAGATTATCCAGAAGTTTTACTTTTCGATGAAATTGATGCTCCTCTTCATCCTTCAATGACTCAGTCACTCTTACGTACAATCCAAGAGGTACTGATCAATCGTCATGCAATTAAAGTAATACTAACAACACATTCACCATCAACGGTTGCCTTAGCGCCAGAAAACTCGCTGTATGCTATGCAAAAAACTGATCAACAGCGGTTGCAAAAGACAACAAAAGATAAAGCATTAGCTCTTTTAACAACTGGAGTTCCTACCCTGAGCATCGATTACGAAAATCGTCGCCAGGTCTTTGTTGAAAGTCAATATGATGTTCAGTTTTATGAACGCATTTACGAAAAATTAAAGGATAAGCTAATACCAGGAATTTCGCTGAACTTCATTTCATCTGGAGTAGCAGGAAAAGGAAATTGCGAGCAAGTGAAAGAGGTCGTTAATCGACTATATGAAGGGGGCAATAAAACCGTTTATGGGATTATTGATTGGGATTTAAAGAATCAGGGAAACAACCGGGTAAGAGTCCTTGGAAAAGAAAATCGTTATAGCATTGAAAACTATATTTTCGATCCACTTATTTTAACAGCTTTCTTACTTCGAGAGAAGTGGATTAAACGCTCTGAAGTCGGTTTGAGTGAAAATGAGACATATATTCATGTGGCTCATTTTGACAACAGTCGGCTTCAGCTAGTAGCTGACTTCATAGTGGATAAGGTTAGAACAACTTATGCTCCCCCACAAACTGAAGAAGAAAAACAGACGTGTGAGTATATTAGTGGACAGTCGATTAACTTGCCAGTATGGTTCCTCCAAATTAACGGACATCAGTTAGAAAACACTATAAAAGAGACTTTTCCTGAACTAAAACGCTTTCAAAAAGAAGATAAACTCAAACGAGAGATATTGTTGAAGGTTGTTGACGACATCCCACAACTTCTTTCTAAAGATTTTATCTCTTTATTTTCAGCAATACAGAATGTTAATACAGCGCTTTTGAGAGATATGAGGTACACTCAATGAAACATTAAAGGTATTAAGAATCACAATGAAACCGTACTCAGTTGATTTGCGAGAAAAAATAGTCAATGCTTACAACAGAGGCGACACGTCGGTTAGAAAAGTAGCCATTCAATTTGGTGTAGCGAAAAGCTATGTACAAAAGCTTCTCCAACTTAAGAAAACTCAAGGTCATCTAGAACCCAAAAAGCAAGGCGGTGCAATGAGGGGTAAATTAGATGGGTACGGTAGCGAATTAGCGGCAATGGTTCAAAGCCATCCCGACGCAACTCTAGCAGAATACTGCGAGTATTTTGGAGAGCAATATAACGTTTGGGTCTGTGCCAGTGTGATGTGCTGTGCATTACAAAAACAACAACTAAAGAGAAAAAAAAACGTTACGCAGTAGCCAAGCGAAGACAGAGGCAGTCCAAAAGCGGAGGATAGAGTATTGGGAAAAGGTCAAACACATTGATCCAGAAGACCTAATCTTTATTGACGAAATGGGGATTTTACTAGGTCTGGCCCGAACTCATGGCAGAAGCAATCGCGGTAGCAGAGTCTATGACTTTAAGCCTTATTACCGAGGCGCGAAAGTGAGTGTGATTGGGGCAATCAGCTTAAAGAAGGTTTTGGCAGTCATGACCCTAGACGGCTCAATGAATGGGGATGTCTACAAAGTTTTCATCGAACATTTTCTCCTTCCACAATTATGGGTAGGTGCAGTCGGTGTCATGGACAATCTACCTGCACATAAAGTTAAAGAAATCCAACCTTTGATTGAATCAGTTGGTGCAAGTATTCTGTATATGTCTCCGTATTCTCCTGAGTTTAATCCTATTGAACATTGGTGGTCACAATTAAAAGCGTTCCTTAAACAATTTTCCCCTGTCACCGCGTCTGGAGTTGATGGTTTAATTAAAATAGCACTTCAATTAATGAATCCCGAACATCTCAAAAATTGGTTTACACATTGCTGCTACTGTACCTCATAAGCTCCGAATTTGCTGTAAGTAACTATTAGAGATTAATGAGGATTTATCAGGCAATTCGTATAAAGCAGTATATGTAATTGTAAACTTGAAGGAAGAGAGCGCCAAACCAACCTGCGGGATGCGAATATGCAGTGGGATTTCTGGTCGCTCAATCCTGAGTCGCTGCACCAAATTACAATTTTGTTTAGTGATCGGGGACTGCCGGCCAGCTACCGCCACATGAATGGCTATGGCAGCCACACCTTCTCCTTTGTGAATGCCGAGGGTGAGCGCTTCTGGTGCAAGTTCCACTTCAAGACTCGTCAGGGCATCAAGAATATGACCGGCGAAGAATCTGCTAATCTCATTGGGATTGACCGTGAATCTCATCAGCGCGATCTGTTTGAAGCGATCGCACGGGGTGAGTTTCCTAGCTGGACAGTTAAAGTCCAAGTCATGACCGAAGAGCAGGCTAACACCTTCCAGTGGAACCCGTTTGACTTGACGAAAGTGTGGCCCCACAGTGACTTTCCGCTCATCGAAATTGGGGTTCTGGAGTTAAACCGCAATCCCCAAAACTACCACGCTGAAGTAGAGCAAGCGGCGTTTAGCCCCTCCGTGTTTGTGCCCGGTATTGGCCCTAGCCCTGATAAAGTGTTGCAGGCGCGATTGATGTCCTATCCGGATGCTCAGCGCTATCGCATTGGTACGAACTATCAGCAGTTGCCGGTTAATCAGCCTCGCTGTCCGGTGATGCACTACCAACGGGACGGTGCGATGTCCACCGGCTACGGCGGCAGCAGCCCTAATTACTATCCCAACACTTATGACAGTGCTCCCAAAGAAGCCCCTGATTACAAGGAACCCGGATTGAGTTTAGGGGATGTAGTCGCAGATCGCTATGATTCCCGCGATCAAGATGACTATACTCAAGCCGGCAATCTCTGGCGCATCTTCTCTGAAGACGAGAAGAACCGCACAGCACAAGCGATCGCCGGTGCACTGAGCGGCGCACGGCAAGATATCCAAATGCGGCAACTGTGCCACTTCTTCCGGGCTGATGCCGATTACGGTCAGCGTGTTGCTCAGGCGTTGACCATTGAGCTTGATCCGGCTATGTTGCAACAAAACCAACAAAACAATCCTCAGCCAATAACAATTTAAATCATTAGCTATCTGTTTTCTCCTTTGGGTGGGTAAACCTCTTGCGAAGAGGGGTGTACTCCTACCCAAAGGAGTTTTTGCGTAATGCCGGCTTCCCTTTCTGGATCTGACAATCTTCAGGTGTTGCCGGCATCGAAAACTACAGTCGGCTAACTTTTAATTGTGCTGGTTAGGTTGCCATCAGTACCTATGCACAAAGTAAAACATTCTTCTCCTCTAGCGCTTTTTTCCAATGACTGTTATCCTTATTACATAAATATGTGATTTATTCACACATATTGCGTTTAATGCGAAGCAAGAGTCATGCTTATTGAGTTTAGTGTTAGCAACTACAGATCTTTTAAGGAGGAAGTCACCTTTAGTATGGTGGCTGCGAATATTCATGCAAAAGATAAGCAGCTTGATGACAACAATGTTTTCGCAGTAGACAACGATTTGAAGTTGCTCAAAAGCGCTGCCATATATGGAGCGAATGCTAGTGGTAAAAGCAACCTTGCCAAAGCCTTGAGCTTTATGAAATGGTTCATGGTTAATTCATCTAAAGAAACCCAGAGTACAGATGAAATAGGGGTGGAGCCTTTCAGACTTAGTACAGAAACCGAGGAGGAACCATCCTGCTTCCAGCTGGTATTTTTAATGGATGGTCGAAAGTATAGATATGGATTTGAGGCAAATCGAGAAAGAATTGTTTCAGAATGGCTGTTTTATGTACCCAACATAAGAGAAACCCAACTATTTTATCGTGAACTTGATAGGTTCAAAATATCTAAGAGTTATAAAGCTGAGGGCCTTCAGCACAGAACAAGAAACAATGCACTATTTTTGTCTGTTTCTGCTCAGTTTAATGTTAAAATTGCAGAAAATATTTTAGAATGGGTAACTGAAAAGCTAAATATTATCTCTGGATCAAATGATGAAGCGTATTTAAACTATACAATTAATTGTTTAATCAATAATAAAAATAAAAACGAGATTCTTCAAATAGTTAAAAACTTAGATTTAGGGATTGATGAAATACAGGTTAACCAGGAAGACTTGACGGCTGATTTGCTGCCTGATGAAATGCCTGAAGAAATTAAAAAACTAATTCTTAAAGCTGCTATAGAAGGTAAAGCAACTTCAATTAGGACTATACATAGGAAATTTGATAAAGATGGCAATTATAAATCAATCGAGAAACTTGATTTTCATAGCCATGAATCTGAAGGGACACGCAAAGTTTTTGCTTTAGCCGGCCCCCTATTCACTGTAATCAAGAAGGGCGAAGTTCTGATTGTTGATGAGCTTGATGCAAGACTTCATCCTTTGATCAGTTTGGCGATTGTTGAGTTATTTAATTCAAATGAGACAAACCCTAATAATGCTCAGTTAATATTTATGACTCATGATACTAATTTGCTCAGTAATAAACTTTTTCGTAGAGATCAGATATGGTTTACGGAAAAAAATAGATATGGTGCAACAGACTTATACTCATTAGCAGAATATAAGGTACGCAATGATGCTTCATTTGAGAGTGAATATATAAAAGGTAGGTACGGTGCGATTCCCTATATTGGAAATCTGAATTACTGGGCGGATTCTCATGTCTAAGCAGAGAGATAACTCTAGGGGGTATTCGCTTAGGAAAGTTAATATTAGAGAAATTAAGCAGAGATTTCTCATTGTGTGTGAGGGAGTGGAAACAGAACCCAATTACTTTAGAGGTTTTCGTGTACCTACAGTGAAAATAG
This DNA window, taken from Microcoleus sp. FACHB-68, encodes the following:
- a CDS encoding IS630 family transposase; the protein is MCRLSPKQWDQCQCLNHAASCRTSGLERQKKTLVACEQESERVKELRFAYRLWSLSVDPRNLVFIDETGVHLALTRLSGRAPKGERLYDSESPGNRGQNISLIGAMSIDGLIATLTVVGSVNTHVFLFYIQEVLIPQLWPGAIVLMDNLPVHRAYVIREAIESAGAKLVFLPPESPDLSPIELCWSKLKQLLRSAKARTREALDPALTQIINDCISSDNALDWFAHCGLFI
- a CDS encoding helix-turn-helix domain-containing protein encodes the protein MPAPLSMDLRQRVIAAYQAKEGSQRQLAKRFKVSLSFVRDITRRYRQTGTVEPKPHGGGAVAKLGQSQLLIVKALVEAQPDALLEELCAGLAQNSGINVSVSTMQRAVERQGLSVKKKP
- a CDS encoding helix-turn-helix domain-containing protein, with product MAGVYKLEITESESELKKRLSQEKTGSGKERLQLLYILKTKKAKTIKEAAELVGRNQVTVQDWLTKYRQGGLIKLLEKKVGTGRPRKIPAWAEKELEKKLQSPTGFESYGEICSWLRERLGIEANYKTMHQLVYYRLKASPKIARPKSAEQSEERLKDFKKTLKST
- a CDS encoding IS630 family transposase, with amino-acid sequence MLSVIAVTVMGLGKDIRFFCQDETRIGLKTISGRRITCRGVKPYGKVQWKFQATYIYGVVEPETGEHFFYEFTHLNSQCFQIFLEWVAQKIPDSVLIIQLDNRRFHKAKKLKIPKNIKIMFQPSYTPESNPIEQVWQYLKRGLRWELPKKLYQFNMKLHRIRLLE
- a CDS encoding transposase; the protein is MLQKLFIQGQRLRYLCQDESRLGLKTETGKLITAFGVKPVAPVLWKRENFWLYGVVEPLSGWHLCREYAQLNREYFQKFIDAVAVELGEDIALIQLDQSGAHLSNELR
- a CDS encoding helix-turn-helix domain-containing protein; this encodes MMARSLLLEIKESAEFLEKQLKQTRTAAQRERIQILWWLKTGQVQQHKELAHRIGRDGSTITRWLQKYRRGGLSELLEVKTAPGQKPRLTSEALTGLKERLETGVGFTSYAEIVQWLKTEYDLQLSYATVYSWVHYRLKAKLKVPRPCSAKQEVEAALAV
- a CDS encoding transposase, which gives rise to MNLFLFYATSPKFGISIDKISKRKGHQDFATVVCNIEPGLLLEVTDSHQQKEIIEVLKQQPIEVRERVDEVSVDMWGGLPNTSLVFDRFHVMRLVNEELNTVR
- a CDS encoding sugar porter family MFS transporter, producing MRIDNEPVIHNASTSYVLMLALVAAIGGFLFGFDTAVINGAVGALGRAFQASSVEVGLAVSSALLGSAAGAFFAGQLADRYGRVKTMIVAAGLFLLSAIGSGIAFGIWDFMFWRLVGGLAVGAASVIAPAYIAEVSPAHLRGRLGSLQQLAIVTGIFVALLCDYFIAVGAGSADAPFWFGVPAWRWMFWTEVPPAILYGIGALMIPESPRYLVAQGRESEAGAVLARVLGGDVQAKIVEIRQTVLRERKPQLSDLVGRHGLLSIVWIGTGLSVFQQLVGINVIFYYSSVLWQAVGFSEQNSLWITVITSITNIVTTLIAIAFVDKFGRKPLLILGSIGMTLTLGTLATVFGSATLDAAGNPALTGNAGIVALLAANLYVFCFGFSWGPVVWVMLGEMFNNRIRGAALSVAATAQWIANFAVSTSFPPLKDVGLGFAYGLYTTAAAISLFFVLFFIKETKGKELEEM
- a CDS encoding Uma2 family endonuclease yields the protein MSRLQATLQTDTWVNATWDEYLLALSDPAYEKARGYYYNGRMRLERSPVGNPHSRDHFIVIAAIALFASIRGIDLDGHDNCTYRKAGSEEAQPDVSFYLGDNAEIVPWEATIIDLDTYPTPDLVIEVAYSSLADDKGEKRLLYESLGVREYWIIDVQNVQVIAFEIQNRGSRRIEQSLVLAGLEIAVLEEAFRLSRQMNHGKVSAWLLSQFQ
- a CDS encoding AAA family ATPase; this encodes MKLTFVRPYKSITSFPETELADFIILTGVNGAGKTHLIEAIENGSIQIDNIALNNQTRPIRLYNWTNLVPQDSGAFSLYQRTQEKYGLWQELSGHIKEYRPEILDMLRQWNRLDLMNMNTRQLISMKQEDLIATGSNPEQAKQIIQAIQNAASSATQNVISRFIQNTPGRQPLINQLQENLSIPLIAFEEDDFYENFPKIWLSVDMFQQSFGRLFVEYQNNWLNNRLKALANSEGEPVSFLTNEEFLVRHGEPPWVFVNSILETANLDFRINQPPQYDDRPYEPILTDQVRGTQVKFADLSSGERILMSFALCLYYAEDRRQLVDYPEVLLFDEIDAPLHPSMTQSLLRTIQEVLINRHAIKVILTTHSPSTVALAPENSLYAMQKTDQQRLQKTTKDKALALLTTGVPTLSIDYENRRQVFVESQYDVQFYERIYEKLKDKLIPGISLNFISSGVAGKGNCEQVKEVVNRLYEGGNKTVYGIIDWDLKNQGNNRVRVLGKENRYSIENYIFDPLILTAFLLREKWIKRSEVGLSENETYIHVAHFDNSRLQLVADFIVDKVRTTYAPPQTEEEKQTCEYISGQSINLPVWFLQINGHQLENTIKETFPELKRFQKEDKLKREILLKVVDDIPQLLSKDFISLFSAIQNVNTALLRDMRYTQ